The following proteins are encoded in a genomic region of Dromaius novaehollandiae isolate bDroNov1 chromosome 29, bDroNov1.hap1, whole genome shotgun sequence:
- the MRPL24 gene encoding large ribosomal subunit protein uL24m, whose protein sequence is MSRHAPLPSSVCEARQRPRDAKPAPAAMRLSALLPMAARLKLPRDYRHGTWPPWSAAAQQRNPPGRRRKKIFVEPISKDDWKVFRGDTVQVLTGKDAGKQAMVTQVVRARNWVVVEGLNTHYRYINKMAKYPGTYIASEAPLLLSQISLVDPEDRKPTEVEWRYTEEGERVRVSLRSGRIIPTPLRHRRDGIVPDQWIDGPKDTSAEDALDKTYVPSLKTFEEEIMDAMGIVETRRAKKSYWY, encoded by the exons ATGTCCCGGCATGCACCGCTCCCCTCCTCTGTGTGCGAGGCGCGGCAGAGGCCGAGGGACGCCAAG CCTGCGCCCGCCGCCATGCGCCTCTCGGCCCTGCTGCCCATGGCGGCGCGGCTGAAGCTGCCGCGCGACTACCGCCACGGCACCTGGCCCCCCTGGTCGGCCGCGGCCCAGCAGAGGAACCCCCCGGGGCGCCGGCGCAAGAAGATCTTCGTGGAGCCCATCAGCAAGGACGACTGGAAGGTGTTTCGGGGCGACACG GTCCAAGTCCTGACGGGGAAGGACGCGGGGAAGCAGGCGATGGTGACCCAGGTGGTGCGAGCCCGCAACTGGGTTGTCGTGGAAGGCTTGAACACG CATTACCGCTACATCAACAAAATGGCCAAATACCCCGGGACGTACATCGCCAGCGAAGCGCCCCTGCTGCTCAGCCAGATCTCCCTGGTGGACCCCGAGGACAG GAAGCCGACGGAGGTGGAGTGGCGGTACACGGAGGAGGGCGAGCGGGTCCGCGTCTCCCTGCGCAGCGGGCGGATCATCCCCACGCCCTTGCGACACCGCCGGGACGGCATCGTCCCCGACCAGTGGATAG ATGGCCCAAAGGACACGTCGGCGGAAGATGCGCTGGACAAGACGTACGTGCCATCCCTAAAGACCTTCGAGGAGGAGATCATGGATGCGATGGGCATCGTGGAGACGCGCAGGGCCAAGAAATCCTACTGGTATTAA
- the METTL25B gene encoding methyltransferase-like protein 25B isoform X1: protein MAAAPAGPLRWEQQRAASIVRVLALYRPLLDAYVIEFFAEDLWARLPPSWQAALGAVPPPRLAAALLEPPGPAAAAGAVWPLSLLAFKATAQALAFPRAPPRRPGRPRRLPPEFRRNPCQSAGLPPPLRKHVKPKKQHEIRRLGKVVKRLSEATGCDCVVDVGSGQGHLSRFLAFGLGLPVTAVEGDGRLVEAAQRFDRELLQALEKAQARGVEVPLCPRGPRHVAGRLDPHAPWRPELLPPEPGPPGSAPNPLGPRGRERVLLTGLHACGDLSVALLRHFARSPRVAALTSVACCYMKLSACQAPAEGPPAFGYPLSAWVAGLPGHALSYKAREVACHALEDYAGRLRAGDGALRMHCYRAVLETLIRAADPGKKRLGVQTVNRAHALSFAEYARLGLPRVGLDPAALPLDSEAVRSMLRQQQRVVAFFSLVLLLAPLVETLILLDRLLYLRERGGCRGRGARAWGAAGAHPASPRRLPVRPDPPLRPPALPTQPRAGGCQVSPGPGAGGPGRGQKRGRGQRRGRGRGPTGGIATGLPPGSNIHGGAKPGLSCDAAAGKGRTPSFWAPTHSPEPGGRMLARPPSAHRRPQRRGSARALRQLPHGPVRLFCCAPALPGRRGAPCPKSHRQGQGAKAGGGQGPRDAARASSLLQ, encoded by the exons ATGgcagccgcccccgccgggcccctgCGGTGGGAGCAGCAGCGGGCAGCGAGCATCGTCCGCGTCCTGGCGCTCTACCGGCCCCTGCTCGACGCCTACGTCATC GAGTTCTTCGCCGAGGACCTGTGGGCCCGGCTGCCGCCCTCCTGGCAGGCCGCGCTGGGTgccgtgccgccgccgcgcctggcCGCCGCGCTGCtggagccgcccggccccgctgccgccgccggcgccgtgTGGCCGCTCTCGCTGCTGGCCTTCAAGGCGACGGCGCAGGCGCTGGCCTTcccccgcgccccaccgcgccgccccggccgcccccgccgcctcccgccggaGTTTCGGCGCAACCCCTGCCAGagcgccgggctgccgccgccgctccgcaaGCACGTCAAGCCCAAAAAGCAGCACGAGATCCGCCGCCTCGGCAAG GTGGTGAAGCGGCTGAGCGAGGCAACCGGCTGCGACTGCGTGGTGGACGTGGGCTCGGGGCAG GGCCACCTCTCGCGCTTCCTGGCCTTCGGCCTCGGCTTGCCGGTCACCGCCGTGGAGGGCGACGGCCGCCTGGTCGAGGCGGCGCAGCGCTTCGATCGGGAGCTGCTGCAAGCGCTGGAGAAAGCCCAGGCGCGAGGCGTCGAG GTGCCGCTctgcccgcgggggccgcgccaCGTGGCCGGCCGCCTGGACCCCCACGCGCCCTGGCGCCCGGAGCTGCTGcccccggagccggggccgcccggcagcgccccgaACCCGCTGGGGCCACGGGGCCGCGAGCGGGTGCTGCTCACGGGGCTGCACGCCTGCGGGGACCTCAGCGTGGCCCTGCTGCGCCACTTTGCCCGCAGCCCGCGCGTGGCCGCCCTCACCTCGGTGGCCTGCTGCTACATGAAGCTCTCGGCCTGCCAGGCGCCCGCCGAGGGCCCCCCGGCTTTCGGCTACCCGCTGAGCGCCTGGGTGGCGGGGCTGCCGGGCCACGCGCTCTCCTACAAGGCGCGCGAGGTGGCCTGCCACGCACTGGAGGACtacgcggggcggctgcgggccggCGACGGTGCCCTGCGGATGCACTGCTACCGGGCTGTGCTGGAGACCCTCATCCGGGCGGCCGACCCCGGCAAGAAGCGCCTGGGCGTGCAGACGGTGAACAGGGCGCACGCGCTGAGCTTCGCTGA GTACGcccggctggggctgccccgcgTGGGGCTGGACCCAGCCGCGCTCCCGCTGGACTCGGAGGCCGTGCGGAGCATGTTGCGGCAGCAGCAGAGGGTGGTGGCCTTCTTcagcctggtgctgctgctggcgccGCTGGTGGAGACCCTCATCCTGCTCGATCGCCTGCTCTACCTGCGGGAGCGAGGtgggtgccggggccgcggggcgcgggcgtGGGGTGCTGCCGGCGCCCACCCTGCCTCTCCCCGCAGGCTTCCAGTGCGCCCTGATCCCCCTCTTCgaccccctgctctccccacgcAACCTCGTGCTGGTGGCTGCCAAGTGTCCCCTGGGCCCGGTGCTGGCGGCCCTGGACGAGGACAGAAGCGAGGACGAGGACAGCGACGAGGACGAGGACGCGGCCCCACCGGGGGGATCgccaccgggctgcccccaggcagcAACATCCACGGAGGGGCAAAGCCGGGGCTGAGCTGCGACGCTGCAGCCGGGAAAGGCCGAACACCCTCGTTTTGGGCCCCGACCCACTCCCCAGAGCCGGGGGGCAGGATGCTGGCGCGTCCCCCCTCAGCGCACCGCCGTCCCCAGCGTCGCGGCAGCGCTCGGGCCCTGCGCCAGCTCCCTCACGGCCCTGTGAGGTTATTTTGCTGTGCTCCAGCCCTCCCGGGCAGAAGGGGAGCACCATGCCCCAAAAGCCATCGCCAGGGACAGGGGGCAAAGGCTGGTGGGGGACAAGGGCCGCGAGATGCAGCTCGGGCCTCCTCTTTGTTACAATAA
- the METTL25B gene encoding methyltransferase-like protein 25B isoform X2: protein MAAAPAGPLRWEQQRAASIVRVLALYRPLLDAYVIEFFAEDLWARLPPSWQAALGAVPPPRLAAALLEPPGPAAAAGAVWPLSLLAFKATAQALAFPRAPPRRPGRPRRLPPEFRRNPCQSAGLPPPLRKHVKPKKQHEIRRLGKVVKRLSEATGCDCVVDVGSGQGHLSRFLAFGLGLPVTAVEGDGRLVEAAQRFDRELLQALEKAQARGVEVPLCPRGPRHVAGRLDPHAPWRPELLPPEPGPPGSAPNPLGPRGRERVLLTGLHACGDLSVALLRHFARSPRVAALTSVACCYMKLSACQAPAEGPPAFGYPLSAWVAGLPGHALSYKAREVACHALEDYAGRLRAGDGALRMHCYRAVLETLIRAADPGKKRLGVQTVNRAHALSFAEYARLGLPRVGLDPAALPLDSEAVRSMLRQQQRVVAFFSLVLLLAPLVETLILLDRLLYLRERGFQCALIPLFDPLLSPRNLVLVAAKCPLGPVLAALDEDRSEDEDSDEDEDAAPPGGSPPGCPQAATSTEGQSRG from the exons ATGgcagccgcccccgccgggcccctgCGGTGGGAGCAGCAGCGGGCAGCGAGCATCGTCCGCGTCCTGGCGCTCTACCGGCCCCTGCTCGACGCCTACGTCATC GAGTTCTTCGCCGAGGACCTGTGGGCCCGGCTGCCGCCCTCCTGGCAGGCCGCGCTGGGTgccgtgccgccgccgcgcctggcCGCCGCGCTGCtggagccgcccggccccgctgccgccgccggcgccgtgTGGCCGCTCTCGCTGCTGGCCTTCAAGGCGACGGCGCAGGCGCTGGCCTTcccccgcgccccaccgcgccgccccggccgcccccgccgcctcccgccggaGTTTCGGCGCAACCCCTGCCAGagcgccgggctgccgccgccgctccgcaaGCACGTCAAGCCCAAAAAGCAGCACGAGATCCGCCGCCTCGGCAAG GTGGTGAAGCGGCTGAGCGAGGCAACCGGCTGCGACTGCGTGGTGGACGTGGGCTCGGGGCAG GGCCACCTCTCGCGCTTCCTGGCCTTCGGCCTCGGCTTGCCGGTCACCGCCGTGGAGGGCGACGGCCGCCTGGTCGAGGCGGCGCAGCGCTTCGATCGGGAGCTGCTGCAAGCGCTGGAGAAAGCCCAGGCGCGAGGCGTCGAG GTGCCGCTctgcccgcgggggccgcgccaCGTGGCCGGCCGCCTGGACCCCCACGCGCCCTGGCGCCCGGAGCTGCTGcccccggagccggggccgcccggcagcgccccgaACCCGCTGGGGCCACGGGGCCGCGAGCGGGTGCTGCTCACGGGGCTGCACGCCTGCGGGGACCTCAGCGTGGCCCTGCTGCGCCACTTTGCCCGCAGCCCGCGCGTGGCCGCCCTCACCTCGGTGGCCTGCTGCTACATGAAGCTCTCGGCCTGCCAGGCGCCCGCCGAGGGCCCCCCGGCTTTCGGCTACCCGCTGAGCGCCTGGGTGGCGGGGCTGCCGGGCCACGCGCTCTCCTACAAGGCGCGCGAGGTGGCCTGCCACGCACTGGAGGACtacgcggggcggctgcgggccggCGACGGTGCCCTGCGGATGCACTGCTACCGGGCTGTGCTGGAGACCCTCATCCGGGCGGCCGACCCCGGCAAGAAGCGCCTGGGCGTGCAGACGGTGAACAGGGCGCACGCGCTGAGCTTCGCTGA GTACGcccggctggggctgccccgcgTGGGGCTGGACCCAGCCGCGCTCCCGCTGGACTCGGAGGCCGTGCGGAGCATGTTGCGGCAGCAGCAGAGGGTGGTGGCCTTCTTcagcctggtgctgctgctggcgccGCTGGTGGAGACCCTCATCCTGCTCGATCGCCTGCTCTACCTGCGGGAGCGAG GCTTCCAGTGCGCCCTGATCCCCCTCTTCgaccccctgctctccccacgcAACCTCGTGCTGGTGGCTGCCAAGTGTCCCCTGGGCCCGGTGCTGGCGGCCCTGGACGAGGACAGAAGCGAGGACGAGGACAGCGACGAGGACGAGGACGCGGCCCCACCGGGGGGATCgccaccgggctgcccccaggcagcAACATCCACGGAGGGGCAAAGCCGGGGCTGA
- the ISG20L2 gene encoding interferon-stimulated 20 kDa exonuclease-like 2 isoform X1, whose product MVPASALRLRSPSTRSGAARSEHAPNRGPPPRAQAQGVTSARCGARARAQGRRAPLSAPARACSPLPGEAAWASASGQGRLRGRSRRGDPLSAVSHVAHARALPLAPTMSDLILNVNFGLSEPSKKRAAGNQKHKSFLRRRRFLERKGVLKQKQLPPAQQQAGKGSQKKSGSWGRNAKKQQAADVARRDQAKTCPKVNNAQSSPATQNNSTSSKRTCFPKGRGKKSAPLLPAVPSKLVAIDCEMVGTGPGGRVSDLARCSIVSYDGDVLYDEYVLPANPIVDYRTRWSGIRRQHMVNAVPFGKAQREILKILSGKIVVGHAICNDFKALKYFHPRSLTRDTSKIPLLNRKGGFPENISISLKRLTKQLLHKDIQVGKSGHSSVEDARATMELYKVVEAEWEQHLMLNPEQE is encoded by the exons ATGGTTCCCGCCTCGGCGCTGCGCCTGCGCAGCCCCTCCACGCGGAGCGGCGCTGCGCGCTCTGAGCATGCACCCAACCggggcccgccgccgcgggcgcagGCGCAGGGCGTCACTTCCGCCCGGTGCGGGGCTCGTGCGCGTGCGCAGGGGCGGCGCGCGCCCCTCTCCGCGCCGGCTCGCGCGTGTTCGCCTCTGCCGGGAGAGGCCGCGTGGGCTTCCGCTTCCGG GCAGGGCCGGCTGCGAGGCCGGAGCCGCCGTGGGGATCCCCTCTCCGCCGTGTCCCACGTTGCCCACGCGCGAGCCCTTCCGCTGGCGCCCACCATGTCGGATTTGATCCTCAACGTGAACTTCGGCCTCTCGGAGCCCTCCAAGAAGAGGGCAGCTGGCAATCAAAAGCACAAGAGCTTTCTGAGACGGCGCCGGTTCCTGGAGAGGAAGGGCGTGCtgaagcaaaagcagctgccaccagcccagcagcaggcagggaaaGGCTCTCAGAAGAAGTCGGGCTCCTGGGGCAGGAACgccaagaagcagcaggctgcagatGTGGCCAGGAGGGACCAGGCCAAAACGTGCCCCAAGGTGAATAATGCCCAGTCCAGCCCAGCCACACAGAACAACTCTACGAGCTCCAAAAGGACGTGTTTTCccaaaggaaggggaaagaaaagtgcccctctcctccctgccgTGCCCAGCAAACTGGTGGCCATCGACTGTGAGATGGTGGGCacggggcccggcgggcgcgtCAGCGACCTGGCCCGCTGCAGCATCGTCAGCTACGACGGCGACGTCCTCTACGACGAGTACGTCCTCCCGGCCAACCCCATCGTGGACTACCGCACCCGCTGGAGCGGCATCAGGCGGCAGCACATGGTGAACGCCGTCCCCTTCGGCAAGGCCCAGCGCGAG atCCTGAAGATCCTCTCGGGGAAGATCGTGGTTGGCCACGCCATCTGCAACGACTTCAAGGCGCTCAAGTACTTCCACCCCCGCTCGCTCACCCGGGACACGTCCAAAATCCCCTTGCTGAACCGAAAGGGCGGCTTTCCCGAGAACATCTCCATCTCCCTGAAGCGCCTCACCAAGCAGCTGCTGCACAAAGACATTCAG GTCGGCAAGAGCGGCCACTCCTCGGTGGAGGACGCCAGGGCCACCATGGAGCTCTACAAGGTGGTGGAGGCGGAGTGGGAGCAACACCTGATGCTGAACCCCGAGCAGGAGTGA
- the ISG20L2 gene encoding interferon-stimulated 20 kDa exonuclease-like 2 isoform X2, which yields MSDLILNVNFGLSEPSKKRAAGNQKHKSFLRRRRFLERKGVLKQKQLPPAQQQAGKGSQKKSGSWGRNAKKQQAADVARRDQAKTCPKVNNAQSSPATQNNSTSSKRTCFPKGRGKKSAPLLPAVPSKLVAIDCEMVGTGPGGRVSDLARCSIVSYDGDVLYDEYVLPANPIVDYRTRWSGIRRQHMVNAVPFGKAQREILKILSGKIVVGHAICNDFKALKYFHPRSLTRDTSKIPLLNRKGGFPENISISLKRLTKQLLHKDIQVGKSGHSSVEDARATMELYKVVEAEWEQHLMLNPEQE from the exons ATGTCGGATTTGATCCTCAACGTGAACTTCGGCCTCTCGGAGCCCTCCAAGAAGAGGGCAGCTGGCAATCAAAAGCACAAGAGCTTTCTGAGACGGCGCCGGTTCCTGGAGAGGAAGGGCGTGCtgaagcaaaagcagctgccaccagcccagcagcaggcagggaaaGGCTCTCAGAAGAAGTCGGGCTCCTGGGGCAGGAACgccaagaagcagcaggctgcagatGTGGCCAGGAGGGACCAGGCCAAAACGTGCCCCAAGGTGAATAATGCCCAGTCCAGCCCAGCCACACAGAACAACTCTACGAGCTCCAAAAGGACGTGTTTTCccaaaggaaggggaaagaaaagtgcccctctcctccctgccgTGCCCAGCAAACTGGTGGCCATCGACTGTGAGATGGTGGGCacggggcccggcgggcgcgtCAGCGACCTGGCCCGCTGCAGCATCGTCAGCTACGACGGCGACGTCCTCTACGACGAGTACGTCCTCCCGGCCAACCCCATCGTGGACTACCGCACCCGCTGGAGCGGCATCAGGCGGCAGCACATGGTGAACGCCGTCCCCTTCGGCAAGGCCCAGCGCGAG atCCTGAAGATCCTCTCGGGGAAGATCGTGGTTGGCCACGCCATCTGCAACGACTTCAAGGCGCTCAAGTACTTCCACCCCCGCTCGCTCACCCGGGACACGTCCAAAATCCCCTTGCTGAACCGAAAGGGCGGCTTTCCCGAGAACATCTCCATCTCCCTGAAGCGCCTCACCAAGCAGCTGCTGCACAAAGACATTCAG GTCGGCAAGAGCGGCCACTCCTCGGTGGAGGACGCCAGGGCCACCATGGAGCTCTACAAGGTGGTGGAGGCGGAGTGGGAGCAACACCTGATGCTGAACCCCGAGCAGGAGTGA